aggaggagatatacatatctgtattgcctagcttgccttccacgccaagtagagtctcatccggacacgggacgaagtcttcaatcttgtatcttcatggtccaacagtctggccaaaggatataatccggatatccggataccccctaatccaggactccctcagatgggTTGTCTCAATTCGTAAGGCTGTGTGAGGCGGTCATGCAAATTGAGCTGCAGCTAGGAGAGGAGGACAGACCAATTTAGGAGTGGAACCCCACAGGGAAGTACACGGCATCGTCTGCATATGCAATGCTATGTGAAGGTGGGATCAGGTTCCAGCTTGCCGCACCGATCTCGAAGTGTGGAGCACCTCTCTCATACAAAATTTTCATGTGGCTGGCGGCTCAGTACAAACTATGGACTTCAGACAGGAGAACCCGGCATGGTTTACAGGATTCAACATCTCCTTGTTACTTATGCGAGTAGGAGAAGGACACGATGGACCACATCTTGACACAATGTGTGTTCGCCAGGCAAGTGTGGTTCCAATGCCTTACTAGGGTTGGACTACTGCTGGGGTTGATGCCAACTGGACAAGCAACAATATGGAAGAATGGTGGACGACGTCTCGGAAGCTGGTGCCAAAGACCCACCGGAAGGATTTTGACTCACTGGTGGTGCTTATTTGTTGGTGTTTGTGGAAGCAAAGGAACGGGAGAGTATTCGGTAGGAATGACAATTGTAACGAGCATGGCACAGTCCAGCTCATATTTAGGGAGCGTCATTTATGGGCGGTGGCGAAAAGGAGTGGAGTGCTACAATTTTGTGAGTAATTCCTAGCATGTTTAAAGGAGGGCTCGAGTGTAGGCACACCTAGGCGATGCGTGCCGTTTGTAATCTCTTGTAAATATTTTTCTTCTTTCCATAAAGTTAAGGTACGTCTTTGATGTATTCTTGAAGAAAAAAAAGACCCTTGCGTCTATACTCTGTTTAAAAAAGATCCTGAAAAAGAATGTGAGCGCTAGCTATTCGATTGCACGAGTGCATGTATGACAGCGCCTTTCTCCCTCGATGCTTCCGGTCTCCGAAAGTGTCGCCACTCCACATCTCGGTCCGTCCCTCCCGCACAATTCCCTCCAAGCCATGCAAACATCTCCCTCTCCGTGTGGGACTCAGTTTGCAACAATGGCGGAGAGAATGGCACCAAACCGGCCGTAGCAACCTAGGAGGAACGCTCCCGCGCGTCGCCGTCCGTGCCGAAGCTACCGGCAGCAGGTTATAGCGTCCATCGGACGTCGAACGAGCGCCTCGCCGGCCTCTCCAACGACAACGCCGACGACATCGACATCACGCCCGAGCGCACCACCATGGCAAGCGACCATACCAACTACACGGTCTTCATGCCGCCCACCCCAGACAACCAGCCAGGGGCCGCGTCCGCTCCCGCCTCCGGCGGCCCAACCAAGCCGGACAACCTTCCCTTGCCACGCTCGTCGGGCTCCAAGCTCGTGAACCGCCGGAGCGGCGACGATGGCGCGGCCGGCGGCGGCAAGATGGACCGTCGGCTTTCCCCGGTGCAGGTGGCGTCGCCGTCCAAGTCGTTGCTGGTGCGGAGCCAAACCGGGGAGTTCGACCACAACCGGTGGCTGTTCGAGACCCAGGGCACGTACGGCATCGGGAACGCGTACTGGCCGCAGGAGGACAACGACGACGGCGCCGGCATGGGCGGCGGCAGCGTCAAGATGGAGGACCTCGTCGACAAGCCCTGGAAGCCGCTGAGCCGGAAGGTGGCCATTCCTCCGGGCATTCTAAGCCCCTACAGGTTCGCAAAATTCAAGAAACTTGTTGAGTTcaccaaaaaaaattgaaaaactttACATGGGAGTACAATTTATCAAGTTTCAATCAAAATGTTACGACACGAGCACGGCACATGATTTAAATTTCAAAGTGACGCGGGGATTTGCGTACGTGGGCAGGTTGCTGGTGCTGGTGCGGTTCGTGGCGCTGTTTCTCTTCTTGGTATGGCGCGCGACGAACCCCAACCCGGACGCGATGTGGCTGTGGGGGATCTCCATCGTGTGCGAGTACTGGTTCGCCCTCTCCTGGCTCCTGGACCAGATGCCCAAGCTGAACCCCATCAACCGCGCCGCCGACCTGGCCGCGCTCCGGGAGAAGTTCGAGTCCAAGACGCCGTCCAACCCGACGGGCCGCTCCGACCTGCCGGGGCTCGACGtcttcatctccaccgccgacccctACAAGGAGCCGCCGCTCGTCACCGCCAACACGCTGCTCTCCATCCTCGCCACCGACTACCCGGTCGAGAAGCTCTTCGTCTACATCTCCGACGACGGCGGCGCGCTGCTCACCTTCGAGGCCATGGCGGAGGCCTGCGCCTACGCCAAGGTGTGGGTGCCCTTCTGCCGCAAGCACTCCATCGAGCCCCGCAACCCGGAGGCCTACTTCACCCAGAAGGGCGACCCCACGAAAGGCAAGAAGCGGCCGGACTTCGTCAAGGACCGGCGGTGGATCAAGCGCGAGTACGACGAGTACAAGGTGCGTATCAATGACCTCCCCGAGGCCATCAAACGGCGCGCCAAGGCCATGAACGCCCACGAGCGCAAAATCGCCCGTGAGACGGCCGCCGCCTCGTCCGATGCCGCCCCGCCCCCCGTCAAGGCCACCTGGATGGCCGACGGCACCCACTGGCCCGGCACCTGGCTCGACTCCGCCCCCGACCACGGCAAGGGAGACCACGCCAGCATCGTCCAGGTCTTCGTCAACACTGGCCATTTCGTTTTTGAATTTTGGCGCGCAGATGTGTGTGTTCATGCTACGATCTTGTCAACCAATTAGGTGATGATCAAGAACCCTCACCACGACGTGGTGTACGGGGACGCGGACGACCACGCGTACCTGGACTTCACCAACGTGGACGTGCGCATCCCCATGTTCGTGTACCTGTCGCGGGAGAAGCGGCCGGGGTACGACCACAACAAGAAGGCGGGCGCCATGAACGCCATGGTGCGCGCGTCCGCGGTCCTGTCCAACGGGCCCTTCATGCTCAACTTCGACTGCGATCACTACGTGTACAACTGCCAGGCCATCCGGGAGGCCATGTGCTACATGCTCGACCGCGGCGGCGACCGCATCTGCTACATCCAGTTCCCGCAGCGCTTCGAGGGCATCGACCCCTCCGACCGCTACGCCAACCACAACACCGTCTTCTTCGACGGCAACATGCGCGCGCTCGACGGCCTCCAGGGGCCCATGTACGTCGGCACCGGCTGCCTCTTCCGCCGCTACGccatctacggcttcaacccgccGCGCGCGGTCGAGTACCACGGCTTGGTCGGCCAGACCAGGGTGCCCATCGACCCGAACGCACGCTCTGGGGACGGCGTCGCCGACGAGCTCCGCCCGCTGTCCGACCACCCGGACCACGAGGCGCCGCAGCGGTTCGGCAAGTCCAAGATGTTCATCGAGTCCATCGCCGTGGCCGAGTACCAGGGCCGGCCGCTGGCGGACCACCCCTCGGTCCGGAACGGCCGCCCGCCCGGCGCGCTGCTCATGCCGCGGCCGCCGCTCGACGCCGCCACCGTGGCGGAGGCCGTCTCGGTGATCTCCTGCTGGTACGAGGACAACACGGAGTGGGGGCTGCGCGTCGGCTGGATCTACGGCTCCGTGACGGAGGACGTCGTGACCGGGTACCGGATGCACAACCGCGGGTGGCGCTCCGTGTACTGCATCACGAAGCGCGACGCGTTCCGGGGCACGGCGCCCATCAACCTCACCGACCGGCTCCACCAGGTGCTCCGGTGGGCGACGGGGTCCGTGGAGatcttcttctccaagaacaaCGCGCTGCTGGCGTCCCGCCGGCTCATGTTCCTGCAGCGCATGTCGTACATCAACGTGGGCATCTACCCGTTCACGTCCCTCTTCCTCATCATGTACTGCCTCCTGCCGGCGCTCTCCCTCTTCTCCGGGCAGTTCATCGTGGCCACGCTGGACCCGACCTTCCTCTGCTATCTCCTGCTCATCACCATCACGCTCGTGCTGCTGTGCCTGCTGGAGGTGAAGTGGTCCGGGATCGGGCTGGAGGAATGGTGGCGCAACGAGCAGTTCTGGGTGATCGGGGGCACGTCGGCGCACCTGGCGGCCGTGCTGCAGGGCCTGCTCAAGGTGGCCGCCGGCATCGAGATATCGTTCACGCtgacggcgaaggcggcggcggaggacgacgacgacccGTTCGCGGAGCTGTACCTCATCAAGTGGACGTCGCTCTTCATCCCGCCGCTGGCCATCATCGGGATCAACATCATAGCCATGGTGGTGGGGGTGTCGCGCTGCGTGTACGCGGAGATCCCGCAGTACAGCAAGCTGCTGGGCGGCGGGTTCTTCAGCTTCTGGGTGCTGGCGCACTACTACCCGTTCGCCAAGGGCCTCATGGGGCGGCGGGGCCGCACGCCGACCATCGTCTACGTCTGGGCGGGGCTCATCTCCATCACCGTCTCCCTGCTCTGGATCACCATCAGCCCGCCCGACGACAGGGTCTCGCAGAGCGGCATCGAGGTGTGAGGAGCAGAGTGTGGTCAGGAAATCGATCGAGCGCGAAGAACCGATCGATCAGTTGCGAAATGACCGGCCAAGAACCGCGCCATCAGCCATCAGCTACGAAGTGCAAGAAAACAAGATTGTTTGTCTTCTGTATTTTTGTTTGTGGATGCACAAGATTAGTAACACTGTAAGCAGGTCAATTCTGTAGCTGAGGAACGTACCTACGCACTGATATCCATACTCATATGGGAAGGTTAACTGTACAGAAATTCTGACTCGTTGCACATTGCCGTATATTACTCACATATATGCTCCCGTATTATGTAGTAGATCGATGTTGGCAATTCATAAACCAACACTACTACTCGAAAAAAATTAACAATGATCTCGATTTTCACATTCGTCCGATCAGCTTGACCGCTCGAGGACCAACATTGTACAACTTGATTACTAGGAACTGGAAAACGCAAGGAGCGTGAAAACTAAGTGATTATAGAGAAATGACATGAACATGGTCCTCGAGTTTCTTTCTTCTTTGTTGCATCCGTGAGAGTGAGGCCATAACAGAAAGTCATCTGTGCGTCTCGAGTCACAGTTTGAAGCTCCTCCACTTTAATTCTTAAGAGCAAACATTTGGTTGTCTGCGTCGTTTTttgttactttgcatatttatcttAGTTGAGCCTGGTTGAGCAAATGCAAACAAAAAATCATCATCTGCGCATCATTCGGTTGCATGCATACCCCCAGCCTGGCAGCGAAGAAAGGCAAGACATGTTGTTTGGTTGCGGACTTGTTTAGGCAGAAAGCCAAGTCAGACTGTTTGGTTAGATGCAACGCATGTTGTTTGATAATCTCCATTCGGAATGATGCAAGACATAGATAGTAGCCAGTTCAACATAGTGGCACATAATTCAACATAATCTTAAACAAACCGCTCAACGCTAAAATGAAGCAAACCACGCAAGAGTGAACTTTCTAGACGCCCATGGCGAAGGCCACGTCATGCTTCTTGCACTTCGTCACCACCTTGACGTCATCTTTATTGAAGACGGTCAACTTGAGGCTGCCCAGAGTCAGCAGCTTGAAAGTGACGAGGTACCAAATCTTGATTTGGTGAACAGTAGCGTAGGGGGACCAACCTTGGTCAAGGGTGACCCTACCGTTGATCACTCGGACCGTCACCTTACAGGTGCAACCGATGTTGGTCTTGAGCTTGAATTCCTGAGGGGCGGCGGtgaagtgcttggtgaagtccagtGTCATCGGCAAGCACTCTAGCTTCGGTGCAAGGATGATCTTGCAAAAGTGGGTCGGCCCAGCCTCCTCATGAAAATGGCCGAAGTTCCTCGCCTGCTTGGGGGCGTTGGGGAGCTCACCACCTCCTTGCCCTTCTCTTCAGCCGACACTAGCTGCTTTGCCCTTGGAGTTCTCCGAGGGAGCATTACTGATCTGCATTATCAACATCACAAACGAAGGTCAATGAAAGGACAAATGCAACACACCATAACTACTTATCAGCATTCATTAGTCCTACCCATCTAGCCCAAAGCCCCTAATTATCCACCACGGTACTCCACTACTTCTCTCTGTCTTCTATCCTCTTCCATGACTCTGTCTTACCACCTCTCCATCACCATGAACCCCATCACCAACCCCTTCCCCAACGGCATTGGATGAAGCGCTTTCTTCCTTGGCTGCTCGCTCAGTCCCGCACCAAGTTCGCCAAGACCATGGAGGTGAGCTCTCAGTTCACCAGCATTGAGGACATGCATAAAGAGGCAGACAATGTGGTGTTGAAGCCGATGAAGGAGTCGAAGACGATGATACCTAACCCAGTCAAAGGCATTGTGCTAGTGGACATACTACGCTGGGCAATGGATCAGGCCGAGTCCGGCGATCCTGGTCAAAGATCCAGATGGGCCAAATACAGGCTTGTTAGGCCTCCTTGTGCCCAACCGACCGTCGTGGTGGCGCCGCAGGACGACCACGAAGCGGTGGAGCTGGTGGTCAGGGTGACATCCAGGCAATCGTACAATGCCCATCATTCTGGACGACGACGATGATTAGGAGATGATGGATGATGCGGTCGAGCCGGAGGTGGACGCCGACAAGGCTAAGGGCCCCCGCCGCTCCAAGCGCCTACAAGGTCACTGCGGGTAGGATGTATCAATGTTTGTAAGATTGATTTACCCCCATCCCCAACCTTAACCCCCTTGTACTCAATCCCCGTATGAACCCTAAAATTCATCGGTACCGCCTAAATCCACATGTGGTGGTCAATCCCCTTCCGAACCCCACGTTCAATCCGATCCCTAACTCACGAATCGAATGCAAAATTCGAAAGAGAGGACAAAGGGTGGTATCTGCTTGAAGCGCCCGAAGTTAATCCCAACATTACTTTACCAAGGAACATTAGAGCATCATCAGGTAATGATTTGTTTTAGACAATTGATAAAAACGGAAGCTTATTTTAAAAAAACGGATGTTGATCTGTCTAGGGCGATTCCTAAGGCGGACCAGAACATCTGTTGGGAGCAACTCTTGGTTTGCAAGCAAACACAACAGTGTATGCTTATCTTGCGCTTAGCGTCTTCTCATTTGGCTGGTGTGTATCTAAACAGAACTACGCAGGAAAAGAGATCGAGTCAAGAGTTGAATTGTTGAACCAACAGTCTAGCAAAGGACTCAACAACGTTCATGTACTTCAGGGTGCAATTGGGTCACTGACAAGAGAAGGCTACCCTGACATGTAGCAAAAGGACATGTAGCAAAAGGGCGTGGTCCATCAGATGCGTTCATCTCAATCACACGGCCTTCACAAGGAACAATCACACAGCCTTCACAAGGAACAGAGATGCCATTCTCAGTGTCAATTTCAAACCCAATTGGAGATTTAGAGGGCGTGGAGTAGAATAGGGCGAAACCGACAAGAGGGGTGTGAGTAACATAACTTAGCAATGTACAGCCAACATCAACAATAAAACGTCACTAACACAACATATATGTAGTATACATAACAAAACCATATATAAACATCAATTGACGAAGGGAATAAAGCAGAGCCACTTCACATGAATGTAAATCACTTAACTTAACAAAATCACTTCACTGAACTATAACAAATTACTCCCTCcataacgctcttatatttctttaaagAGGGAATCACTATAATATTAACATACAAGTATAGTAACAGACCTATTTTGCAATCGTTAAAACAACTTATATCAATGGAATAACACAAACCAAGGGAATACCACAAAGTACGACTGAGCCAACCTAGCTAAAGAATGAGCTGAGGTAAAGCACAACCACaaaaagctaataaaaactattcAGTATTTTTTTTCTTGCTATTGCTGCTAGTTAGCTTTTCATCAGAGTACTTGCAACACCAAAAAAAGAATACTTGCAACAGAGACATAAATATAGCATTTGACATTACAAAACAGTCAAGAGGATCAAATAAAAAGATGGCCAATACAGACCTAGACATCCCTTTGAGCAGCCAaagtaatatggatcagagggcGTACTAGAACTAATGCAATTCTGGTTCAGAATACAGTAAGGCAAATGTTTTCACCGCATTATAGCAACATGGCAGTGTTGATCCATTAATTTTCACCATGTATCTGAGGAAGCAATATATAAATTATCGTTTTTGGTCCATATAGGCAGCACACAAATATGGAAGACCAAATCAAAGGCAAGGCAAGACTAATCTAATACGAGCACTACACAACCGACAAGTGAAACGAAGACCACTACACAACCGATTGCAGATAAGAGATTCAGCACAAAACAGGCCAATGCAAGCAGGAGCTCAATCTTTGAGATCATGTTGCACTGTAAACGTTGTATGTTGTACGACATGATCAACAGACTGCTTCACTGCATCATTTTCTCATATTCTCATTTTCATTAAATATATCATAGTTTCTTCCAAGGGTGAACATGGTATCACATGATAACTTTTAAGGCCCTCATACTATGTACAATTGAGAAAAACAAGTGATGCATTTTAATTGCAAGCCAAAAAGGGTATATAATCAAAATGACAATATGAGACCATTTGCTGTCTTGGCACTGCATATAACTGTACGAAGAAGCTATGGAAGACAGTGAAAAGGGTCAATATGAAGAAGCTACAAGCATGCCAAAACAGTACTAAACCCAACACAACATGTTGAGGGTGGATCAGTGGAGCATGCAAGGCAGTGAGATGGTCAATATGAGGAAGTTACAAGCATACCAAGCAGGGTAGCAATTATTAGACCGTTAAAGGGCTAACTGAATATACTGGGTAGCTAATATCCATGGTAGTCCTAAACAGTAAACACCGCACTATTTAACAGAAAGGTTGCGTCAGATATTACTCACGAACAAGACTAATCAATATAGTTATAAGAATTGGGgaaataaacagctcaaggagTAAGATCCAACAAAATTGCAACCATGTGCATTCTTTAGCATGATTTAACAcatggaacatcatcatcatcatcatgcctTAATTAAACTCTCTCCGAGATCCATACTAACCACAAAATCCTCATGGACAATACAAAAACAGTGATAGAGATAGCTCAGTGTGCTATTGATTGCAAGAACAAGGAATACTAGTATTGTAAAGACGCTCTGCTCCTAGAAGCGGAGCTTGGTGAAGAACCACCTGTTCTTGCCGGTCTTGAACCTCTCCTCGAGACGTGCCTTGGCGGCCTTGCAGGAGGCGACCTTCTTGTCGCGGGTGGCGAGGGCGTCGGGCCCGCCGGAGGCCACGTCCTTGAAGTCGACATCCAGGGTGTAGCGGGTGGGCATGATGTGGGTGAAGTTGACCAGCTTCAGGAAGCACTTCACGCGCGACTTCTTCGCCGTCTTCTTGGCCGAGTCCTTACGGATCACCTTCTTGGGGTACTTGGCTAGGCCGGCGACGAGGCAGTGGCCGTAGGGGCGGTCGCGCGTGCCCTCCTCGAAAACGCGCACAATGACCGCCTTCCGGCCGGCGAACCGACCCTGGAGAAGGATCACCGCCTTGCCCGGCTTCAGGAACTTCACCATCTTCgcgtgctccgccgccgccgccgtcgccgccgccgagtgGGTTGTGTGGGTTTGGGTGGTCTGGGAAATGGGGATAGATTGGACGGGAGGAGCTTATATAgtgcggcggcgctagggtttcgacGATGGTTGATCGGTTTGGATGGTTTTAGTTTGATCGGACGGTGACGAGGTTAGGAGATCGGATGAAGTTGTGGGATCGGGCCGCGTCTTTTTTTTCCTCATCATATAGGTAAATTATTAACGAAAAAACTAACACTCACATGTGTGGCATATTGCACATCGCTCACATGTCTTATTTACCACTCATTTTACCACAtgtgaacagatgacatcagcaggtatctttttggttttcggcttaaaaatgttttatctcttattTAAAAAGTCGAACTAAAAAatatgttttcaccattaaatccgtctcgacgagatcttcaaaactagatcccatgttaatatgtttcgacgaatttttttttgcccagaagttgccatgatgtttacactgtagttgacATAGTGCTTAAATTAAAGTTGTCATGTGGCAATTTAagtttgtagagcatggcaattttagtattttgatgatggcaactgcagtactttgaccatgaaaaatattttttgtatgaaccatggctaTTTTaaatgcatgtatcatggcaatcttagtttatggttcatggcaagtctagttttttAATTTCCtattttataaatgtcaaaaaaTACTTTTAAATATAGAAGAAAATAGTTGAAATATATCATGAtaacttcagtgtaaacaccatggcaattcatatgcaatagacatggcaatttTTAACCGGAAAAAAActcgtcgaaatatattgatatgagatctagtttcgaagatctcatcatGAGAGATTTAATGGCGAAAACgaatcttcaatcggattttttatttaagagataaaacattttaaaaacaaaaaatttaaaaggattctcacatgcatgcatgcggtgacgtgaCGCAGTCTGTGTACTACAGGGTGTGTGGACGAGTTTCGCTCccaccacatgtgtgggcgttagcgttgtccatTATTAAAAAGAATGAGGATGTAAGATTGAGAGTATATACTAATTAAAAGGAATGTAAGGTTTCATGTTCACTTTTTTCTCATCAGCCCTTCGTCTAAACTTTCTATATGTGTGATGATTAATCATGTTAATTTACTTATCTTCTGAACCAATTTCATTTTAATTTACTTATTAAACTTCTCATCAGTATAACGTAAAAAAGGGGCAACATTTGATAAACACTTATTTACAAACCATATTAATATAGGAAGATAATCACAAGGTAacatactagaatatttatattgTCTTGCAACCCACGGGCATGTTTGGACATCCGGGACTGTTATGACATCAAACAGGTGCCCAGCGGGCTCCTCAAAATTCAACCGGCTAATAGTCCGAACTCCCACAAATCCCAGTTCATATGTAGGGAAGAAATGTGTTTGTCCGGACTATCCACcatatctataatacctaaatagttcatccccactatcttatttCTCTTAACATAAACTATCCACATCATCCTACATGCCCCACACATTTCACATCAGAAAAAACTCCAACAAATCATGCTACACTTACATGCAAGTATCCACGTCATCCCACATGCCCCACACATTCCACCTTAGAAAAAACTAACTGATCATGCGATGCAACTTTTATTTACTCCTCGATCGTTTGCTCTTTAGACACCACTTTTATTTAGCAGAAAGGATCAGCCACCCCTCTATCCTTTTTTGACAACACCTCCTTCTATTTAGCACAAATGATCAACCATCCCTCGGTCGGTTGCTCTTCTAACTTCTGTTGTAAGTGGGGGAGTCAAATAGGTCAGGTGCATCTAACACGCTGCTTGATCTACACATCTCATCATGTCCCGTCCCTTCCTCTTCCCCTACATGTGTATCTTCCTCCGTCCAGTTAGGATCTAGGCAGCTGACTACTCCACTAAGCCCCTGTACCTCTCCCATTCAATCTATAAAGCCCTTGGAAATCAAGAGTCCTTTCATAGCTCTACTCCTCTTTCGGTTGCTCCCCTTCTCCACACCCAACCTAAACTTCATCCGAGAGTCATAGCCAACACAGCGGTCTTGCCGACATCAGTCTTGAGATGGTCATTCAAGCCTATAGAAGCAGAAGTGTTGATCGTGTTGTCGGCGCCGTCGTCATCTTTGGTTCAAGCTAATCCAGTCCATCATCATTTTTCTTGAATTCGTCCAAAAGCCAACTTACAGCCTGCGTCTCTCCATGGATTACTCCGTATGGTTGGCAGGTAATATAAGGCGATTTAGATTATGCAATTGgcgactgacggtgtcctggactagggggtactcaacacgtcatctcccgatctgatagattgggccgaggatccccgtggccgtatactcatgggccagttcggacgctgccgcatacaaggaagattccacaagacttggtgatcaagacaaggactcctccccaccggcgtattcggctaggactcttgttatcctggcctctggtgcattatataaaccaggccaggctagtcgataatcaactccatacacaacaatcataccataggctagcttctagggtttagcctcttgatctcgtggtagattactcttgtactacccatatcatcaatattaatcaagcaggagtagggttttacctccatcgagagggcccgaacctgggtaaaacaaagtgtcccctgtctcctgttaccatcggcctagacgcacagttcgggaccccctaccctgagatccgtcggttttgacaccgacattggtgctttcataagagttccgctgtgtgatcgacaaaaggatcgatggctcgcctgcagatcaactgcgacttcggcatcttcgtcaccagctcgactggtcaccttggttcgaccaagaattgcgccccgtgttcggatcaccatgtccggacgagggccttcatcaaacatcaactccgatctctatcaagatcacggaggaatcatctatggagctcgggggctcaacgtcaatattgccctcaagcgaccgtgctgtttttttggacagcgaactcgtatctgccaccaccacctcctcgagtatcgctttgacgatcgctttggtggaattgtgcggaattgagtctacaacaaccctggaaaatttcttcgagttccgatggaggaatctctggcaatccacgatataccggagccctgtc
The sequence above is drawn from the Triticum aestivum cultivar Chinese Spring chromosome 7A, IWGSC CS RefSeq v2.1, whole genome shotgun sequence genome and encodes:
- the LOC123151316 gene encoding putative cellulose synthase-like protein D5; translation: MASDHTNYTVFMPPTPDNQPGAASAPASGGPTKPDNLPLPRSSGSKLVNRRSGDDGAAGGGKMDRRLSPVQVASPSKSLLVRSQTGEFDHNRWLFETQGTYGIGNAYWPQEDNDDGAGMGGGSVKMEDLVDKPWKPLSRKVAIPPGILSPYRLLVLVRFVALFLFLVWRATNPNPDAMWLWGISIVCEYWFALSWLLDQMPKLNPINRAADLAALREKFESKTPSNPTGRSDLPGLDVFISTADPYKEPPLVTANTLLSILATDYPVEKLFVYISDDGGALLTFEAMAEACAYAKVWVPFCRKHSIEPRNPEAYFTQKGDPTKGKKRPDFVKDRRWIKREYDEYKVRINDLPEAIKRRAKAMNAHERKIARETAAASSDAAPPPVKATWMADGTHWPGTWLDSAPDHGKGDHASIVQVMIKNPHHDVVYGDADDHAYLDFTNVDVRIPMFVYLSREKRPGYDHNKKAGAMNAMVRASAVLSNGPFMLNFDCDHYVYNCQAIREAMCYMLDRGGDRICYIQFPQRFEGIDPSDRYANHNTVFFDGNMRALDGLQGPMYVGTGCLFRRYAIYGFNPPRAVEYHGLVGQTRVPIDPNARSGDGVADELRPLSDHPDHEAPQRFGKSKMFIESIAVAEYQGRPLADHPSVRNGRPPGALLMPRPPLDAATVAEAVSVISCWYEDNTEWGLRVGWIYGSVTEDVVTGYRMHNRGWRSVYCITKRDAFRGTAPINLTDRLHQVLRWATGSVEIFFSKNNALLASRRLMFLQRMSYINVGIYPFTSLFLIMYCLLPALSLFSGQFIVATLDPTFLCYLLLITITLVLLCLLEVKWSGIGLEEWWRNEQFWVIGGTSAHLAAVLQGLLKVAAGIEISFTLTAKAAAEDDDDPFAELYLIKWTSLFIPPLAIIGINIIAMVVGVSRCVYAEIPQYSKLLGGGFFSFWVLAHYYPFAKGLMGRRGRTPTIVYVWAGLISITVSLLWITISPPDDRVSQSGIEV
- the LOC123147728 gene encoding 60S ribosomal protein L27-3 yields the protein MVKFLKPGKAVILLQGRFAGRKAVIVRVFEEGTRDRPYGHCLVAGLAKYPKKVIRKDSAKKTAKKSRVKCFLKLVNFTHIMPTRYTLDVDFKDVASGGPDALATRDKKVASCKAAKARLEERFKTGKNRWFFTKLRF